Proteins co-encoded in one Anguilla anguilla isolate fAngAng1 chromosome 16, fAngAng1.pri, whole genome shotgun sequence genomic window:
- the LOC118214918 gene encoding iroquois-class homeodomain protein irx-5-like — protein sequence MAYPQGYLYQPSASLALYSCPAYSTSVISGPRTEELGRSSSGSAFAPYAGSTAFTSPSPGYNSHLQYSADPAAAATFTSYVGSPYDHTTGMAGSIGYHPYAAPLGSYPYGDPAYRKNATRDATATLKAWLNEHRKNPYPTKGEKIMLAIITKMTLTQVSTWFANARRRLKKENKMTWTPRNRSEDEEEDENIDLEKNDDDEPHKPTDKGDSTDTESEHKRNPGEITCDRFKDENLGKEVDPVLTDSELKEQEDRTELSHSPKPTTSSPPNVPRGNEIIVQEKPTELVQTSSAASGVNCGSNATSVIHSLPSAPKPKLWSLAEIATSSDRCKGSSDLPQGPGTGQSSVITANASSPSRSPPQCPFPNSTVLSRPIYYTSPFYPGYTNYGTFGHLHGNHGSSTGSTTHFNGLNQTVLNRAEALVRESKARSQTQVDLCKDSPYELKKGMSNI from the exons ATGGCGTATCCTCAGGGCTACTTGTATCAGCCGTCAGCTTCTTTGGCACTGTATTCGTGCCCGGCGTACAGTACCAGCGTCATTTCTGGACCCAGGACCGAGGAACTTGGACGATCTTCGTCGGGGTCTGCTTTTGCTCCCTATGCTGGATCTACAGCGTTCACCAGTCCTTCGCCTGGCTACAACTCACATCTCCAATACAGCGCAGACCCTGCGGCGGCAGCAACATTTACTTCGTATGTG gGCTCCCCATACGACCACACGACAGGCATGGCTGGGTCTATAGGATATCACCCCTACGCGGCTCCCCTGGGTTCGTATCCCTATGGAGACCCTGCTTACCGAAAAAACGCAACTAGGGACGCCACGGCCACTCTAAAGGCCTGGCTTAACGAGCACCGGAAAAACCCGTATCCCACGAAAGGCGAGAAGATCATGCTGGCCATCATCACCAAAATGACCCTCACACAAGTGTCCACCTGGTTCGCCAACGCCAGGAGAAGGCTAAAGAAAGAGAACAAGATGACATGGACCCCGAGGAACAGAagcgaggatgaggaggaagacgaaaatattgatttagagAAAAACGACGACGACGAGCCACACAAGCCCACGGACAAGGGGGACTCGACAGACACCGAGTCAG AACATAAACGGAACCCGGGGGAAATTACATGCGACAGATTTAAAGATGAAAATCTTGGCAAAGAGGTGGATCCAGTTTTGACTGACTCGGAATTAAAAGAACAAGAGGACCGGACAGAATTGTCTCACTCTCCAAAACCCACCACTTCTTCTCCCCCGAACGTGCCTCGCGGAAACGAGATTATTGTGCAAGAGAAGCCGACTGAGCTCGTGCAAACATCGAGCGCAGCGAGCGGCGTCAACTGCGGCAGCAACGCCACGTCTGTGATTCATTCTCTCCCCTCTGCCCCAAAACCAAAACTTTGGTCTCTCGCCGAGATTGCGACTTCTTCGGACAGGTGTAAGGGAAGCAGCGACTTGCCGCAGGGCCCTGGAACGGGTCAAAGCTCCGTCATCACGGCCAACGCGTCGTCGCCGTCGCGGTCACCGCCTCAGTGCCCGTTCCCAAACAGCACAGTACTTTCCAGGCCTATTTACTACACGTCTCCCTTTTACCCGGGTTATACGAACTACGGCACTTTTGGACATCTCCACGGTAACCACGGCTCCAGCACGGGGTCCACGACACATTTTAACGGATTAAACCAGACTGTTTTAAATAGGGCAGAGGCACTGGTGCGAGAGAGCAAAGCCAGGAGTCAAACACAAGTAGATCTTTGTAAAGACTCCCCTTATGAACTAAAGAAAGGTATGTCAAACATTTAA